AATTACGACGCAAAAATAAAATCAATTGTCAACTTTTAGAATAAATTGTGGACAAAATAATTTAAAGAAATTGATAAGATGTTGAAAACCAGTTCGGAAATTTTACAGGAGTTATTAGACCATTTAGGTATCAAAGCAAACCGCTTATCGGTAGAGATTGGAGACAATAGCAATTCTCGTATCTACTATGTAAGAAATGGAAGAAGTAAAATAAGTCCAAAGCTTGCCAAAGCGATTACCAATAGGTACAAAGAGATTAACTATATGTATTTACTCACAGGAGAGGGAGAGCTTGTCAACAAGGATATTATGGTGAATACCAATGGGAATGTTTTTGTGGAAAAACCTGATGGTAGTTTTAACGTAACTACACGATTGATTCCTTTTGATGCCTATTCTTCTTTTTTAGAAACGCTAGATGATGCAAATGTAATTTATGAATGGGAGGAAGTAACTTTTAATGTAGAAAAGTACGGTCGTGGTAATTACGAAGCATTTAGGACTAAAAACGATAGTATGAACGGTGGAGGAATTAATGATACCCCTAACAGAGCCTTGGTATTGGGTAGAGAACTTGGACGCCATCATTGGATGGATGGATTCAACCCTACTTTATACGGATGGATAATTCTTTCTAAGCACAATGTTTTTCACAAGGATATTATCGGACTGGATAAAGAAAAAGGGACGATTATTTGCCATAGTAGAAATAAAAGTCCCGAGTATTCAGATTTTGAGTTAGACCTTAATGAGGTGTATCAAATTTTTAAGGTAATTAAAAGAACGTTTTAAACTTAATCAACTCTTTTTTGACTATAATATTCATTCCAGTGATTGAGTAGTTTCTCTGCATGTTCTGTTGGAGTAACTTTAATGTATGATAAAAAACTTTTTTCAGAAGAGTGTCCAGTAATTTTCATAATAGAAAGTGTAGGAAAGTTCATCTTGTATAAATTCGTTGCAAAAGACCTACGACAAGTGTGTGAGCTTACCAATTTATATTTAGGGTACATACCTACTTTTTTACGATAGATGTCTGTCTTTTCATCTTTAACCATGAGTGAACCTTTTACTTTATCAGTAAATCCAACTCGTTTACAAACTATTTTTATATACTCATTGAATTTTACATCGGTAATCATTCTAGGCATGCCTCTTTTATTAATGACTTCTTTGATTTGGTGGTGCAAAGGAATCACTACTTTAACCCCTGACGAATTTTTGGTCTTTTTAGGTTGTACAGTGATAAATTTATCATCCGTATTAATTTGGGGTAAGTTAAGAAAGTCAGAGACTCTTAACCCTGTCCAAAGACCAATAATAGCCATATCTCTACAGTTCTCTAATTTTTCATCGTTGGAAAAATCGTGATTGAAAAGTGTATCGATTTCTTTTTCATTTAGTGCTATTGATACACTTTCTTCTTTGATAACAGAAAACTCACTTCGTTCATAATCCTTATGAACATCGTAACCAAATTCTACATCAGCTACTTTAAGCAATTTTTTGATGTTTTTTATTAAATCTCCTGTATAGTTGACCGAGTATTTTTTGTTATCCGTGAGGTAGTGTACCAAGGCATCATAGACAACAATATCAAACTTGTTTATTTTGATTTTTGAACGCCTGTAAGTTTCAAACTCTTTTAATCGATTGTTTGTTTTTTTATAGTGCTTTATCTTGTCTGTTGTATAATTTCGTTTTGTAGAACGATTGATAAGGTTAGGGGCTTTGATAAGAAAATCATCGATAAAATCAGTAAGGTATTCAAATCCTTTTTTTTCTGCTGCAACCTTTTTCTTAAAATGCTTGTCAAACTCTGTTTTTAAAAACTTTCGAGTTAGGGGTATATTATTGATTTTACAGTTATCAATCAATCGTTCCAAAAAGGTATCATAGCGCATAATATTGGAAGTTATTTTTTTTAACTTCGCTCCACCGATTCCTTTTTTAGATTTTGGTAGTCTGTTTTCAAAATCCCAATTCTCAGGATTTATTTTTTCGCCAGTTGAATATTTGAAAATAGCCTTTTCGCTCTTTACATAGAATTGAATAATTATCAGTGTCTCTTTTTCTGACTTAGGTTCTTTTAAATAGAAATACATTTTTCACTTTTTTACTTACCCCAAAGATACAATAGTGGTAAACATCGTGGTAAGAAAAAATGTATTTTTTTTATTTTTTTGAAAACAACAAGAAATAACAAAACGCCCAAATCACTATAAAATATACAGGTTTTGAAAAAACGCGCACAAAACAAAACAACAAAATGTAATCCTGCCGAGGTCACAAAAAACCCTGTTAGAAATCTAACAGGGTTTTATTTTTACTATAAGTTTGTGTGTTAGCTTTCTAATATCGTTTTGTCTTATATATTCAACACATCCTCCAATACTTCGATATTAAATCCATAGGATTCTACTAGCTTAATAATCGAAATAAGGTTTATTTTTGTATCTGTTACCTCAATTCGTAGAATATTATCACAGTCTTCTAAATCAAAATTAACTATGTAATCTGGAAACTTCTTTCGAAGTTTTTTTAATAAAAATACCTCTTCTTCAATTAACGTTACAGATGTTTTAAAGACTTCTACCATTAAAAAGATATTAAATTTAACTATACTACTCGTTATAATTAATCATCCAATGGACACCAAACTTATCTACAAAACTTCCATAATAATCTCCCCAAAACTGATCTTCCATAGGCATTTCAATTTTTCCACCCACAGATAAGCCGTTAAACAAACGATCTGCTTCTTCACGACTTTCAGGGTGAATTGAAATGTAATTATTATTTCCTTTGTTAAGCTTATGCCCCATTGATGGCACGGTATCTGACGCCATTAAAATAGTATCTTTTGATAATGGTAACGAAATATGCATTGTACGTTTTCTCTCATTTTCTGGCAACTTTTCTACATCTGGAGCGTCACTCATTTTCATATTTGCGATAAATTCACCACCAAATACAGATTTGTAAAAATTGAATGCTCGTTCTGCATCTCCGTCAAAATTTAAATAAGGATTTACTTTCATTTTTCTTGTTTTTAAGGTTATGTTTATTCTAATTTTTCTTTTCTACTAATTCTTTTATCTTTTCCATTGCTTTAGGCCACGTATCTAAAAAGAAGTCTTTATATTCTTCAACTACATCCATTTTTACTGTTAAATGTGTATTATCACCAACTCGTTCTAATACATATTCTTCAATAGCTCCACGCCATTCTTTTGCTTCCTTACTTTCAAGGTTTTCTATATGATCTTCAATAATTCCTAGATGTTCAAATAACATATATTTATTTGTAATCTTTTTTTTGATTCTACTTACCATCCCTCTACCATCAGGCGTAAGAAATAACACTTTACTACCTTCCTTCCAATCTGTTTTTGCATAAGATCCTTCGGAGAAAATTGCTGTCCATTGAGAATAAGTCTTATCACCCCAAAGAATCTTCCATACCTTTTCAGGGGTAGCATTGATAACTATTGTAAACTCTTGTTGTTCCTTCATAACTAATATTACCTTTTATTTAAATTACAAAACAGATTAAATAAGTGCCCATCTAAATCTTCAAACACACAAACACAATAACCGTTATCGTCGTAAAACTTTTTCTTATCTTTTCTAGGGTCAAAACGAATATTTCCTCCTACTTTAATTATTTTATCTATTAATATACTAACCTCTTCTTCGCTATTTACCGAAAGTGTAAACATTATTTCATTACCGTTGTTAAGATTTGCTATTTCTCCTTCAAAACTTTCTTTTAACTTTTCCTTTTTAAAAAAGTGAATTACAAACTCATCATCACCAAATAAAAAACTTACTATTTCGTTCGTAGGAGTTCCATTAAGTTTAAAACCTAATGCTTGATAGAAATTTTGTGTACGTTCTACATCCTCTACTCCTAAATTTGCCCATATGTTCATTGTTTTTATAGTTTTAAATTCTTAATAATTTGTTTTATTTGATAAATATGACGCTTTGTATGCACTGTATTAAATCCTATCCATTCAAGTCGTGTAAATGGTCCATATTCAGGAATTTCAAAATCTAAACAGAGTTTTGATAAATCCGCCTTCTTTGAGAAATCGTTCACCCATTGTATTTTAATTTTTAACTCAGTCAACAAACTTTCTTTATCAATGAACTCTTCGGCAGGAATAATTTCTTTAGGTGAGTTCATCTTTACATCAAGGTTTAAAAAAAGCTCCTGTACTTCTTTTAACTTTTCATTTGGACTACGTTTAGTTTCTTTTACTTCTCCTGTCAAAACTTCAGATAAAGCATACGATTTATTAAGATGATCTCCTACTTGCGCTACTGTCCAACCTCCTTCTTTTGTTTTTTTATTCAGCTCTTTTTCAGTTAACGATGATATCAACCTTAATAACTCCTTGGTTGTGATATAATATTCATTTAAAACTTCTTCCTTCATGAATTAATTGTTTGATTCCCAAAGATAAAAGGTCTTTTTTATACTCTAAAGGTATGTTCCCGACAATACCACGGGTTGATTGCGACAATAGCTTATCTTATATTTGAAATGGTTTAATTTCTTGAAAAATGACTCATGAAACATATTTCTATTCTTGTACCTGAAGGCGACTCTAGTTTGAGTAATTTAGAAGCTACTTATAAAATGTTTACTATGGCTAACGATGCTTTATTAAAAGCTGGTAAACAGCCTATGTTTGCAACGCATCTTGTTGGCACACATAAAAAAGCAAGGTCAAGTAACGGACTATTTAGTATTATTCCTAACACAACAATTACTGATGTGCAAAAAACGGACTTGATTATTATTCCTGCTATTCATGGAGATTATACTCAAGTAATTTCAAAGAATAGTGCTTTTATTCCTTGGATAAAGAAGCAGTACACTAATGGCGCTGAAATAGCTAGCCTTTGTATAGGTGCTTTTTTATTAGCTAGTACAGGACTACTTAACGGCAAGGATTGTGCTACGCATTGGTTGGCTGCTGATGAATTTAGAAAAATGTTTCCTGATGTGAATCTTGTTGATGATAGGATTATTACTGATGAAAATGGGTTATACACAAGTGGTGGCGCCTATTCTTCTTTAAATTTAAACCTTTATTTGGTAGAAAAGTTTGCTGGTCGTGAAATGGCTGTACTTTCTTCTAAAATTTTTGAAATAGATATTAGTCGTAATAGTCAATCTCCTTTCATTATCTTTAAAGGACAAAAATCTCATAGTGATAAGGATATTTTAAAAATTCAAGAACATATTGAACAAAATTATCAACAAAAAATAACTGTTGATGAGCTTTCTGAAAAAATAGCTGTAAGTCGTAGAACTTTTGAAAGACGTTTTAAAAAAGCAACTGCCAATACTGTAATGGAGTATGTACAACGTGTTAAAATAGAAGTTGCTAAAAAAGAATTTGAAAGAGGAAATAAAACAGTTAACGAAATAATGTATGAAGTTGGTTATAATGACCCTAAGGCGTTTAGAGAAGTTTTTAAAAAGGTCACCAATATGACTCCTTCTGAATATGCTAACAAATATCGTAAGGCCGTTTATGTTTAATTTAAAATAACACATTTGACGTCTTTTCAATCCATAAAAAACTTCTATAAACCCATACAACCATCGGTTAATTCTAAAACTAATAACATCTCATATATTGAGTTAAAACCTGATATCAGATTAGAAAACTATATTTATTGTTTTTGGCAATTAAAAACTAAAAAAACACTACAAAATCCTTTCTCTTATCGGGTCGTTTCTGATGGGTGTATTGATATTTTCTTTAACAAAAAGAATGTTTATGAAAGTTTTGTAATGGGTTTTTGCAGAAAATATGTTGAATTTCCTATTGGGAATGATTTTGATTATATAGGAATTCGTTTTCTCCCTTCAATTTTTCCTTTATTATTTAAAGTTAATGCTAAAGAGCTAAGTAATAAATCACAAGAATTACAACTTTTCTTGCCTCAATTATCCAAATGGATACAAACAACTATAAGTTCGAGCAACTCGTTAGAAACCATTGTAAAACTCCTTAACTTCAAGTTTATAAACTTAACTCAAAGTCAATCTATACAAAACGATTCTCGTTTTTTTTAAAGCTTTATCTCTTATTTTTCATCATAAAGGTTATTTAGATATTGAAAAAGATTTGAATACTGGTTTAAGTACTCGTCAATTACAAAGAGTTTTTAATTATTACATTGGCACAACTCCTAAAGCTTTTAGTAATGTTGTTCGGTTTCAACAAGTTTTAAGTGAAGTCACCTCTGCACAAAGTTTAAAAAACAACAAGCTTTATTTAGACTTAGGTTTTTTTGATCAAGCACACTTTATTAAACATTTTAAAACATTTTATGGTGTAACTCCATCTAAAGCTCTTTATTAAAATCTGTCCGATTTATACAATCAAACTAAAACCCTTGATACTAAATTTGTTTCAACAAAAATGTATAACATGAAAAAATTAATAATAATCGGGTTGATGCTAACTGTTATATCTATCAACGCACAAACATTCAAAAAAATGAAACTAAACGCAGGAATTATAACCGAAAAACTACAAGAAACTAAAAAATTTTATACTCAAACATTAGGTTTTGGAGTTACTTTTGAAAATGATTTTTACCTTCTATTACATTCACCTAATAAATCTTCAGAAATTAGTTTCTTACTTCCTAATCATCCTAGTCAAAAACCTATTTTTCAATCAGCATTTAACGGTAAAGGGGTTTATTTAACTATTGAAGTAGAAAATGTAGACTATTACTACAAACAACTAAAAGAAAAAGGAATACCTATTGAAATTGAGTTAAGAAATGAACCTTGGGGTGATAGGCATTTTGCTATTATTGACCCCAACGGAATAGGAATTGACATTGTTACTTATTCTAAACCCGAAGAAAAATAAAACGTTTCTTTATAACTTTAACACACAGCATTACGTTTCTTAAACTGGCTTAAGTTTTAACTTTATAGGGAATGATACCTTTGGCTTATAAAATTAAAAATTATGAAACAAAGACTAAACATCCAAGAATTAGAGCCTAATGCCTATAATGCAATCTTAGAAATTTACAAATACCTTGAAACAACAACGCTTTCAAAAAAGAGTAAAAACCTTATAAAAATAAGAGCTTCACAAATTAATACATGTGCTTATTGTATAGAAATGCATACTTCGGAGGCTTTAAAAAATGGAGAAGCACAAAACAGAATTTTTGCGTTGAGTGCTTGGAGAAAATCGCCTTTATTTTCTGAAGAGGAAAAAGCTTTATTAGCTGCTACTGATGAAATAACACAAATAAGTAATAATGGGTTATCAGAAGAAACCTTCCAAAAGCTTAAAAGTTACTTTAGCGATAATGAAATAGCTCAAATTATTATACAAATAGGAGAAATTAATATTTGGAATCGTATTGCCGTGTCTACACAAATGTTTCATGCTACGGCTAAGGTTTCGTAATAATGTTAATTTATCTAGTTTTCATCTAAGTTTCTATAAAGCTACCTAAATTTAGGTAGCTTTATTATCTTTCGTTATGTCCTTTTCCTTCAATCATTTTCGGTATCGCCTTTTCTATTCTTGATAAACGTGTTTTTGATTGTTTAGCTTGAGAAAAATACAATAAGTAACTTCTTTGTCTTCCTGGTGTTAATGCTTCGAAAGCTTTTTTTACATCTGAATTTTCTTCCAACACTCCTTTAAATTCACTTACCATTTCAAATTCTGAAGTTTTCTTAGTTTTTACTTTTAAACCTGCTTTTTCAACTTCTACCGCTTCGAAAATATATCTTTTGATTGTTAGCGTCAAATCTATAACCTCTTCAGGTTTTGTAAATCTAATTTGACGAGCTGATTGTACATTTTCTGTTTGTTGAATTAAAACTTCATCTGTATCTTTTAATAATGCACCTTTATGAAAAAGTAATGCACAGTAATCTTTAAAACCATGAATCAATACAATATTTTTTCCTTGAAAGGTATAACAAGGATGCATCCATTTAAAATCTTCTTCAAGACCACAATCCAAACAAATTTGTCGTAACAGCTTAGTTTCTTCCTTCCATTTTTTTATATTTTCTATGTATTTATCTACTTTTTCCATTTCAGACTTACTTTATAATTCTTTTTATTTTTCTACTATCTGGTCTTAAATACCAAGACAAAATTGTAATTACCAATAATATCAAAGACGGTAGTACTTCAGTAAAATTTTGCTCTACTATAGTATGAGATATTGCTGCTCCCGACATAGCAAAGAAAAAGCCTGCATATGCCCATTCTTTTAATAAGGTTAATTTTGGAGCTAGAATAACAATTACTCCTAGTATTTTCCATACTCCTAAAATACTTAGTACATATAACGGATATCCTAATGCTTTAATGATATCATTGTACCCACCAATTTGTAACATCTGCTGAATACCTCCTGCAAGCATACCTATCGAGAGAAATATTGTCAGTATCCAATATGGGGTAGTTTTTACTTTCATACTTTTAATAATTTATTTACAACTTCTTCTAATCGTTGATGTGCCCAATTAATACCTTGTTTAAATGGAAGTTTTAAGTTTTCGTCTCTTTCTTTTACTGATTGATAAACTACTTTCTTGGTTAACTTACTACTATTATTTGTTAGCTTTTCAAACACCAACGTTTCTAATTGTACACCGAAAGACATGCTTACCATTTCAAAAGTTCTAATAATTTTGTTTTGAGGGATAATTTCATGAATTACTCCTCTTAACAAATGTTTGTTTCCTACTGGATCTGTTGTTTCAAACTGATAATTTCCATTTGTTTTACTTTCAAGTTCTATAACTTTTGTTCCCATCCATTGCTCAATAATTTCAGGCTCAACATACGCCATAAACAAATGTTCTATAGGTAAATCAAATATTCGTGTTATTACAATTTCTTGTTTTCCTGTTTCTGCTACAACTTTTGTTTTCTGTTCCATGTTTATTTTTTTGGTTTATAATTCTTCATTACAGATTCTAACTTATTATAACGTTCATCCCAAAACTTTCTGAAAGGTTCAATAAAAGCAGCTATTTCCTTCATTCCTTCAGGATTTAAATGATAGTATATCTCTCTACCCTTTTGTTCCTGTTTTAGAATATCACATTCTGATAGTATTTGTATGTGTTTAGAAATTGTTTGCCTTGAATATTCAAAATTATTAGCTATTGCAGATGGCGTCATTGCTTGAAGCGCTACTAAAGAAATAATAGTTCTACGGGTTGGATCAGCTATGGCTTGAAATACGTCTCTTCTTAACTTCATTATGCAGTTATTTGACTGCTAATATAAATAAAGTTATTTAACTGCGCAAATTTTAAAACTCAAAAAAAGAAAACAACTAACTTATAATCAATAATATTATCGCTTAAATCTTTTAAAAGTGTACTCGTAAGACTTAAATACCTTTACTATA
The nucleotide sequence above comes from Tenacibaculum singaporense. Encoded proteins:
- a CDS encoding tyrosine-type recombinase/integrase, whose translation is MYFYLKEPKSEKETLIIIQFYVKSEKAIFKYSTGEKINPENWDFENRLPKSKKGIGGAKLKKITSNIMRYDTFLERLIDNCKINNIPLTRKFLKTEFDKHFKKKVAAEKKGFEYLTDFIDDFLIKAPNLINRSTKRNYTTDKIKHYKKTNNRLKEFETYRRSKIKINKFDIVVYDALVHYLTDNKKYSVNYTGDLIKNIKKLLKVADVEFGYDVHKDYERSEFSVIKEESVSIALNEKEIDTLFNHDFSNDEKLENCRDMAIIGLWTGLRVSDFLNLPQINTDDKFITVQPKKTKNSSGVKVVIPLHHQIKEVINKRGMPRMITDVKFNEYIKIVCKRVGFTDKVKGSLMVKDEKTDIYRKKVGMYPKYKLVSSHTCRRSFATNLYKMNFPTLSIMKITGHSSEKSFLSYIKVTPTEHAEKLLNHWNEYYSQKRVD
- a CDS encoding VOC family protein, with product MKVNPYLNFDGDAERAFNFYKSVFGGEFIANMKMSDAPDVEKLPENERKRTMHISLPLSKDTILMASDTVPSMGHKLNKGNNNYISIHPESREEADRLFNGLSVGGKIEMPMEDQFWGDYYGSFVDKFGVHWMINYNE
- a CDS encoding SRPBCC family protein, which codes for MKEQQEFTIVINATPEKVWKILWGDKTYSQWTAIFSEGSYAKTDWKEGSKVLFLTPDGRGMVSRIKKKITNKYMLFEHLGIIEDHIENLESKEAKEWRGAIEEYVLERVGDNTHLTVKMDVVEEYKDFFLDTWPKAMEKIKELVEKKN
- a CDS encoding VOC family protein; the encoded protein is MNIWANLGVEDVERTQNFYQALGFKLNGTPTNEIVSFLFGDDEFVIHFFKKEKLKESFEGEIANLNNGNEIMFTLSVNSEEEVSILIDKIIKVGGNIRFDPRKDKKKFYDDNGYCVCVFEDLDGHLFNLFCNLNKR
- a CDS encoding DinB family protein, with the protein product MKEEVLNEYYITTKELLRLISSLTEKELNKKTKEGGWTVAQVGDHLNKSYALSEVLTGEVKETKRSPNEKLKEVQELFLNLDVKMNSPKEIIPAEEFIDKESLLTELKIKIQWVNDFSKKADLSKLCLDFEIPEYGPFTRLEWIGFNTVHTKRHIYQIKQIIKNLKL
- a CDS encoding GlxA family transcriptional regulator, coding for MKHISILVPEGDSSLSNLEATYKMFTMANDALLKAGKQPMFATHLVGTHKKARSSNGLFSIIPNTTITDVQKTDLIIIPAIHGDYTQVISKNSAFIPWIKKQYTNGAEIASLCIGAFLLASTGLLNGKDCATHWLAADEFRKMFPDVNLVDDRIITDENGLYTSGGAYSSLNLNLYLVEKFAGREMAVLSSKIFEIDISRNSQSPFIIFKGQKSHSDKDILKIQEHIEQNYQQKITVDELSEKIAVSRRTFERRFKKATANTVMEYVQRVKIEVAKKEFERGNKTVNEIMYEVGYNDPKAFREVFKKVTNMTPSEYANKYRKAVYV
- a CDS encoding DUF6597 domain-containing transcriptional factor gives rise to the protein MTSFQSIKNFYKPIQPSVNSKTNNISYIELKPDIRLENYIYCFWQLKTKKTLQNPFSYRVVSDGCIDIFFNKKNVYESFVMGFCRKYVEFPIGNDFDYIGIRFLPSIFPLLFKVNAKELSNKSQELQLFLPQLSKWIQTTISSSNSLETIVKLLNFKFINLTQSQSIQNDSRFF
- a CDS encoding helix-turn-helix domain-containing protein; amino-acid sequence: MNTGLSTRQLQRVFNYYIGTTPKAFSNVVRFQQVLSEVTSAQSLKNNKLYLDLGFFDQAHFIKHFKTFYGVTPSKALY
- a CDS encoding VOC family protein — translated: MKLNAGIITEKLQETKKFYTQTLGFGVTFENDFYLLLHSPNKSSEISFLLPNHPSQKPIFQSAFNGKGVYLTIEVENVDYYYKQLKEKGIPIEIELRNEPWGDRHFAIIDPNGIGIDIVTYSKPEEK
- a CDS encoding carboxymuconolactone decarboxylase family protein gives rise to the protein MKQRLNIQELEPNAYNAILEIYKYLETTTLSKKSKNLIKIRASQINTCAYCIEMHTSEALKNGEAQNRIFALSAWRKSPLFSEEEKALLAATDEITQISNNGLSEETFQKLKSYFSDNEIAQIIIQIGEINIWNRIAVSTQMFHATAKVS
- a CDS encoding YdeI/OmpD-associated family protein — translated: MEKVDKYIENIKKWKEETKLLRQICLDCGLEEDFKWMHPCYTFQGKNIVLIHGFKDYCALLFHKGALLKDTDEVLIQQTENVQSARQIRFTKPEEVIDLTLTIKRYIFEAVEVEKAGLKVKTKKTSEFEMVSEFKGVLEENSDVKKAFEALTPGRQRSYLLYFSQAKQSKTRLSRIEKAIPKMIEGKGHNER
- a CDS encoding DoxX family protein — translated: MKVKTTPYWILTIFLSIGMLAGGIQQMLQIGGYNDIIKALGYPLYVLSILGVWKILGVIVILAPKLTLLKEWAYAGFFFAMSGAAISHTIVEQNFTEVLPSLILLVITILSWYLRPDSRKIKRIIK
- a CDS encoding SRPBCC domain-containing protein, whose amino-acid sequence is MEQKTKVVAETGKQEIVITRIFDLPIEHLFMAYVEPEIIEQWMGTKVIELESKTNGNYQFETTDPVGNKHLLRGVIHEIIPQNKIIRTFEMVSMSFGVQLETLVFEKLTNNSSKLTKKVVYQSVKERDENLKLPFKQGINWAHQRLEEVVNKLLKV
- a CDS encoding ArsR/SmtB family transcription factor; translation: MKLRRDVFQAIADPTRRTIISLVALQAMTPSAIANNFEYSRQTISKHIQILSECDILKQEQKGREIYYHLNPEGMKEIAAFIEPFRKFWDERYNKLESVMKNYKPKK